The following are from one region of the Thermus albus genome:
- a CDS encoding bifunctional diguanylate cyclase/phosphodiesterase: MDEAHEIGYPGMPSHGHAILPLKVGERILGILNLYLEPGARVTEEGRAQLETAAGLLALAVLKERAERAARILHRATLLSLEAQDEAEYLKRLCALVVEEGYVLAWVGEALPYGRVRPLERDGAVGYLEGLLVRHDETPEGQGPTGRAIRLGEPQVVRDVGQDPNYGPWRLRAQSFGFASSAAFPLRIGERVFGALNIYASEPDAFDQEEVAILRDLASLAGKNLERLRSQAQAHLLVQLVEQVPESVFITDLEGHITYANPALFAQTGYEPGEVLGQTPRLFKSGLHPEAFYRHLWDTLEKGQVFRSVFFNRRKDGRLLVEDKILTPLPNPRGQLVAYASTGRNVTQEWILHGMQRALIRMLERFLQEGMGRSLFQYLLDEVLMVIPGAEAGSLLLRNQDGKFSCVALSGHDPALREVAFASQEVYALRAPASIGRVSGEELREFVQSLASETASLLVEKGRLAEIKETLYARLEVNGEAKGVLYLDAFHGYFPEETMEAFRFLAHWLEMVFSWERAQVQARYLRYHDPLTGLPNRALLEEEWRGEGEVFSLALAALDKFGDVNRRYGRAEGDALLVAAVRAWQGLLPRGGRLYRLGDDEFLFILPWGPEQVFGFYQELNRVFQASLPGPLAKEARGVSLGVAVYPEDGRELGELLRRADLALRQAKKGRGIAYFNPELETAYLERMDRMAALEEALREERLVLFGQPIVDLSTLEPVAIEVLVRWPREDGFWPAGAFIPLAEETGLIRELDLYVLRLVGRLPNKHVWHVNLSPKTLGDPRLLEVASRLQGKGVRFEITEYALAQGVEGILQSLKEMGFALVLDDFGQGYASLHTLVHHPFDMVKIDRVFVAGLGKDPKAHAVVRSSLGLAHELRLSLVAEGVETEEQREWLLRLGCRYAQGYFFGMPQAINGA, translated from the coding sequence GTGGACGAGGCTCACGAGATTGGCTATCCGGGAATGCCCTCTCACGGTCATGCCATTCTTCCCCTTAAGGTTGGGGAACGGATTCTGGGGATATTGAACCTGTACCTCGAGCCGGGTGCTCGTGTCACGGAGGAAGGCCGCGCCCAGCTGGAAACGGCTGCGGGCCTATTGGCCCTGGCGGTGCTGAAGGAGCGAGCGGAAAGGGCGGCCAGGATCCTTCACCGAGCCACCCTGCTGAGCCTCGAGGCCCAGGATGAGGCCGAGTACCTCAAGCGCCTCTGCGCCTTGGTGGTGGAGGAAGGGTATGTCCTAGCCTGGGTGGGGGAGGCTTTGCCATATGGTAGGGTGCGTCCGCTGGAAAGAGATGGGGCGGTGGGGTACCTGGAAGGGCTACTGGTGCGCCACGATGAGACCCCGGAGGGGCAAGGCCCCACGGGAAGGGCCATCCGCCTAGGGGAACCCCAGGTGGTGAGGGATGTGGGTCAGGACCCCAACTACGGCCCTTGGCGTTTGCGGGCGCAAAGCTTCGGCTTCGCCTCCAGTGCAGCCTTTCCCCTGCGGATTGGGGAAAGGGTCTTCGGCGCGCTCAACATCTACGCTTCTGAACCCGATGCCTTTGACCAGGAAGAGGTGGCGATCCTTCGGGACCTGGCCAGCCTAGCGGGGAAAAACCTGGAGCGGTTGCGCTCGCAAGCCCAAGCCCACCTTCTGGTCCAGCTGGTGGAGCAGGTTCCTGAGTCGGTCTTCATCACGGACTTGGAAGGGCATATCACCTATGCCAACCCTGCCCTCTTTGCCCAGACCGGATACGAGCCCGGGGAGGTTCTCGGGCAGACCCCGAGGCTTTTCAAGTCCGGATTGCACCCAGAGGCCTTCTACCGGCACCTTTGGGACACTTTGGAGAAGGGCCAGGTGTTCCGTAGCGTGTTCTTTAACCGCCGCAAGGATGGCCGCTTATTGGTGGAGGATAAGATCCTGACCCCCTTGCCAAACCCAAGGGGTCAACTGGTGGCCTACGCCTCCACGGGGCGGAACGTAACCCAGGAGTGGATCCTCCACGGGATGCAGCGGGCCCTCATCCGCATGTTGGAACGCTTCCTGCAAGAGGGGATGGGCCGTTCCCTCTTCCAGTATCTCCTGGATGAGGTTTTGATGGTCATTCCAGGTGCGGAAGCGGGGAGCCTCCTTCTGCGCAATCAAGATGGGAAGTTCTCATGCGTGGCCCTATCGGGGCATGACCCGGCCTTGCGAGAGGTGGCCTTCGCTTCCCAGGAGGTTTATGCCTTAAGGGCCCCGGCCTCCATAGGCCGGGTTTCGGGGGAGGAGCTACGGGAGTTTGTCCAAAGCCTGGCTTCGGAGACCGCTAGCCTTCTTGTGGAGAAGGGCCGGCTTGCCGAGATAAAGGAAACCCTGTACGCCAGGCTGGAGGTGAATGGGGAAGCCAAAGGGGTGCTGTATTTAGATGCCTTTCATGGGTATTTCCCCGAGGAAACCATGGAGGCCTTCCGTTTTCTGGCCCACTGGCTGGAGATGGTTTTCTCCTGGGAGCGGGCCCAGGTGCAGGCCCGGTACCTCCGGTACCACGATCCCCTCACCGGCCTGCCCAACCGGGCGCTTTTGGAAGAGGAATGGAGGGGGGAGGGTGAAGTTTTCAGTCTAGCGCTGGCGGCCCTGGATAAGTTTGGGGATGTCAATCGCAGGTATGGCCGGGCTGAAGGGGATGCACTTTTGGTAGCTGCGGTTCGGGCCTGGCAAGGCCTTCTGCCTCGGGGAGGGCGGCTTTACCGTTTGGGCGACGATGAGTTCCTCTTCATACTCCCCTGGGGGCCTGAGCAGGTATTTGGCTTTTACCAGGAGCTCAATAGGGTCTTCCAGGCTTCACTTCCGGGCCCTCTTGCCAAGGAGGCAAGGGGGGTTTCACTGGGGGTGGCGGTCTACCCGGAGGATGGGCGGGAGCTGGGCGAGCTTCTGCGCCGGGCGGATCTAGCTTTGCGCCAGGCCAAGAAGGGGCGGGGTATCGCCTACTTTAACCCAGAGCTGGAAACCGCTTATCTGGAGCGGATGGACCGGATGGCAGCCCTGGAGGAGGCCCTAAGGGAGGAGCGTTTAGTGCTTTTCGGCCAGCCCATTGTGGACCTCTCTACCCTCGAGCCCGTAGCCATTGAGGTGCTCGTCCGCTGGCCTCGGGAGGATGGCTTTTGGCCTGCGGGGGCCTTTATCCCCTTGGCCGAGGAAACGGGGTTAATACGGGAGCTAGACCTTTACGTGCTCCGCCTGGTGGGAAGGTTGCCCAACAAGCACGTTTGGCACGTGAACCTTTCTCCAAAGACCCTGGGCGACCCCCGGTTGTTGGAGGTGGCCTCCCGCCTCCAGGGCAAAGGTGTGCGGTTTGAGATCACCGAATACGCCCTAGCCCAAGGGGTGGAAGGGATACTGCAGAGCCTTAAGGAGATGGGGTTTGCGCTGGTTCTGGATGACTTTGGCCAGGGGTACGCTTCTCTCCACACGCTGGTTCACCATCCTTTTGACATGGTCAAGATAGACCGGGTCTTTGTAGCCGGACTCGGGAAAGACCCCAAGGCCCATGCCGTGGTACGGTCCTCCTTGGGCCTAGCCCATGAGTTAAGGCTCTCCCTGGTGGCCGAAGGAGTGGAGACCGAGGAGCAGCGGGAATGGTTGCTCCGTTTAGGTTGTCGGTATGCCCAGGGGTACTTTTTTGGAATGCCCCAGGCCATCAACGGGGCCTGA
- the dtd gene encoding D-aminoacyl-tRNA deacylase encodes MRAVIQRVTEAFVEVDGEEVGRIGLGLLVLLGVGQGDTVEDAYYLARKIVNLRIFPDEAGKMNLSLKEVEGEVLLVSQFTLYAETRKGNRPSFVKAAPPDVGRRLYEAAIEAFLEQGVHVETGVYGAHMRVHLVNDGPVTLILDSEARPEKLRPR; translated from the coding sequence ATGCGGGCGGTCATCCAACGGGTCACGGAAGCCTTTGTGGAGGTGGATGGCGAAGAGGTGGGGAGGATCGGGCTAGGGCTCCTGGTCCTCCTGGGGGTGGGGCAGGGGGACACCGTGGAAGACGCCTACTACCTGGCCCGCAAGATTGTAAACTTGCGCATCTTCCCGGATGAGGCGGGCAAGATGAATCTTTCCCTGAAGGAGGTGGAGGGTGAGGTTCTTTTGGTGAGCCAGTTCACCCTCTACGCCGAAACCCGCAAGGGCAACCGCCCCTCCTTCGTCAAGGCCGCACCCCCAGACGTGGGAAGAAGGCTCTATGAAGCCGCCATAGAAGCCTTTTTGGAACAGGGGGTACACGTGGAAACCGGCGTCTATGGGGCCCACATGCGGGTACACCTGGTGAACGATGGACCCGTGACCCTTATCCTGGACTCCGAGGCCAGGCCTGAAAAGCTCAGGCCCCGTTGA